The genomic stretch tccagatcacttcttgaacactccatggaaacctaccttgatcggtagaatactataataataataattatacgtGCATTGTGAATGTGCGCCATCATTCGTGCACCTTCCGCCAAGACCCCTCCGCCGCTCTAAACGTATACTCGCGTCCCCGCCGGGAGCTGCCGATAGGCTGCTGCGTccttggctctctctctctctcactccgtCGCTTTCGATTGAATACGTGCCTTTGCACACGCTCCCCGTCCTCAGGGGGTGTTTGGTGTGCTAGCGGGGCTCATCGACCCTCGGAAATGACTTTTCATTTGTCATTCCGAACCGGAAGTTTACCATTACGCTGCCGATTCTTGATAACCGGTCCAAGCCGCTACCGAGTCACCTCAAATTTGCATCGCGAATCTCTCAAAACATACTCACTTAAAACCTTTGTTTTTCAATCATTACTACTATTGGAACTTAATTTTACTGTCGTCTGAGAACAATTCACAGGCGCCACTGTGGAAGAATGTGCCATTAATTTGTTTAGCGCTGCGTTTAAGCTTTGGTCAATAGAAGTGTTTAtttctttgccaacgtttcgaaaatatatttgtcattatCAGGGATTGGAATTTCATTGGAAAAGTCGTTGTAATGCAGTTGTTAATTCAGTACATTAATTTAAAGAaactctttttttatcatttttaattaattctaaatCGTTGTATTTTATCTACGATTTTCATTTCTAGCCCTGAGGACGAAAAATGATACAAACTTATACGGACCAGTTCACAAGATAGACTAAAAAAATCTCTTAACATTTATTGTCAAGAATCTAGTTGGTCAAATATGTTTGCAACAGTGATTACCTGTCCCTACACCAAGCTGCGCGTTGTCTACAATGCACCTTACGATGACGTAAAATGCGTAGTAATCGGGGAACAAGTTTGAGGCGCTCTTCCGATGATGTTCCACATTCTCACTGCTTTCCATGATATCTATTTGCGATCCAAGGTGATTGTCCGTGTTCGTCGGTCATTCATGGAGAGATTCTCCCCCCCACTTCCTCGGTCGCCTGTCTGCCATTCACCCcagtgggggggaggggagggaaaggggtGTGGGAGCGGCACGGCGCCCACCTGACTAGGAAGCGGCGCACGCTTCTCGTCTTGCACCACGCCAAGTCCACTTCTCGGAGAAAATACCTTTGAGAGCGCTCgaagtacatctacataataccccgcaagccgcctaaaagacgtgtggcagggtgtgTAGCCGTTtgcagcttaaaaaaatgaagtgctctaacgaagttgggactagcgtttattaaagtcctttacggttcggggaaaaaatgaattcccatacctatccgttcggcaaaacatctctcttaatttatcgcttctatcggacctggaaatatagtgtggctctaatattatgttctctgtgtcgctcttaaagatatccattctcaattgttcaagcaatctaagtctagcgcgcagcctccatgCTGCGCGCTAGCTGGCCAGAAACTGCGCGCCTACCAGAAGCGGTGGTATGAATTGAAAATCTGACTTGGGCATTATAATAAAAAGCGGAAATATTAGAGGAAATACCAAAGATAGGTTATAATTAgggatacgtgaaaatcgcactttcatttttaatttatcgcaATTTCAATAACAGTATATcacattttgtagcgtctattttttattttcataatgaagtaGATGACGATTAAATGTAATGAAACGCAAAGTACATAATATGACAAAGTacagaatatttgaaataattacgttgtagagcaataataaattaaggaataagacatatagtggtggaggtgtagtttgcccgcgcccacttgtagttcgcggccacgtagagtcccagccaactagcagctggccagtcgctcacgccctttaagcggtgagtgtcggcggagcatttaaactacGCTCGGTACAAAACGTAGGAAtgttgccgtcgaaaaggcaaatttgcgtgaaaatatcataaaagtccagtcatcgcatctatgtcgcatttatcgcatttgcgattttcacgcatctctaattataaCTCATTGACAATCAAATCGGCGTTATTGCGCCAAAGGCGTGGgcaaaaactaataaaaacttcaaataaaattagtggACTGTAtcgtaaatgtaaatttaatgtacaaattGACTCGATATTGACACAGGAGTGTATATGCAACAGTAATGGTCACACACTCCTGGTCACCATAAACAAGAGACAAGCGAAACGAAACACAAACGAAAAGTACGCTCGTCATCCAATGGCAGGCAAAGGAGCGCAATACAAACATCTCGGCGCCAACAATCAGCATACTTCGTCTACATATTCgtgatttttgaattttatataaatgaaatttccaatTGATATAACTACGTAAAACCGAATCGTCGTAGACTGCCACCCATAAGAGATATGGGATTTTGCCACTTGCATTCTGGTCCCATGCGCAGTAGACGATTGTCCTTCTTATTGTCATTAAGatgagacattgcaatgtttTCACTGAGTTCAGTGGCACctcagtggaaacattgcaatgtctcatCTTAATAGTATTAACAACCAtattccaccatatcgtgccaaACATCATACAAGATTTTCCTTCCTGTTTATGTTTACTCAGAAGTCCATTTGAGCTCACTGGCGATTTtcgtccttgtttttttttctcctctcgccCACCTTCTCGCCACCCCTTATGTTTGTGGCGCCGCTTGTGGGGAAAGTTTTCCCCGCAGCTCTGTCTCGTCTCGTGACGTCGCGGAATGGACTGCGATTTTGAAGGGAAAGCCCGTAGAGAAGACTCGCGTCCCTTCTCGAAACTTACACAACCATCTTTTTTGATGCTGAGGACACAATAGACGATTTATACTCGGACGCATTTTATTGGGAAAACATCCATCGGTAATCATGATGTTGATGGGGAATCGGGAGTGCAGATTCAATGGCAATTCGTCACTGACATAgcggatatgattttttttaactttaccaCTTTAAATACCACGAAATTAAGTAACCATGCTTGTCTTTGCAATTTGTCGCATATCTATGGATATTTCCCGAAATTAATATTCGTGATAATATTACCTATCACATAcataataacttttcaatactattcatcgtggggtcaaaaccattatcgCAAACAGGGATAATTAATTAATCGCGGTAAACGCCGCTCTGCggacaatttttgaaaaccgactgAAAAGGGCTCGAGATGGCAGCGTACATCAAGGTTCCACGGGAGAGAATGGGACCTTCACCTCTATGCAGTGCCCTAGGTGAAAACCCGGCCGAAGAAAAATTCGGCCACTCCTTTTCGAATGGCGTGACCACGCACTCGCAGATAAAAAGAATCGGCCGTGTTGGTGTCGGAATCCCACAACAATATCCCAGAATTGGCAACTGTTATCTCGCCTTAAAGGACTTGTCTTGGAATAACAGCAGATTGGGAGTCATAAATGAGTTATGAGTAAGGCTAGGCGGCGGGGAGTGTAGGCAGATAAGCTCCGACGCGCACACTCTCGTAACAAGGTCATAACTAATGGACatatctctctctcctcctcactCCATCCTCCGTCTCCCCGCTATAACCACCCCCCACCCTCCAAACGCAACACAGCCACCTTTAACTAAAGTGTGCCCGACCAAATGCCTCAAAAGGGAATGaagaccaatagggtagtttcctattatttttttattgcctgtatggaaagattattactcctggagtacgtatttcacgcttttacattttttaatgacgatatctatttttctcgattaaatgaaaggtgaaaattgtcaagcgcgcgaaaacgcaacggttaattatgaatgcagggaaaaccccgtgtgacgtcattctagttcccactgtggccgtgtgaggtgaccttggggcgaggctttgagcgctgatacgatgcaggttgctagcaggtagcagagtgcccagctagcaggtagcgtttggcttaaataagtgttattaataccctatcaaacgaagaaaactttacgactttaggcagtattaataggtgattattaagagatgtttccctgacctctatgcctcatgcatgcattggtaatctcagacgatgtaaaacttctatctactcgtatagaaactaggtccctgtgacgtcacgtggagtagcatcacatgggcgccaatctggatgcggttaaaattgaccattgccattcgtctaacctgggatttttaaaaccaaataatttgtgtaatattaatacactaatggtgggtaaccaatcgcaatcaatgcctttcgttttctttgatgaaggaaactactctaatGACGGGGTTTCGAACGCAACTCCGCGATTCAAAACAAACAAGCCCCTCAGAAATAATCGCGAATGACAAAGTGAAACTATAAGGAGTCTCAAGCGGTGGGTTATGAACTTCGAAGTAAGTGTGCTCCGCATTTACTTTTCTGCCTATTATCATCCAGTTTAGGGACCCATCATAGCCGCCAATCTGTTCGCATCATTTCTGAGCGTATTGCACCTTAATATTCGTATAGTCAGCGACgggagtggcgatttttgtaaccCCACTTAAATTTGTTGTGGCTGGCACCACACTGACaggtaatattcgtggttttcgCCTTCGTTTTTTTAACCTATTGCATTTTTCCGGTCGTCCGTTATCGGGATTGTGATTTGGGCCTATCTGCGGTTAGCTTATCACTACAGTGTTATAGCCTAAGTCTTCGATTACCGAAATAAGTTTCCATTTCTTTGTAGACCTGAGTTCCCCATTTATCCTGTACCTCATACTTCCTGATACCGAAACCAATGGCACTGCACTATATTCCCTCGTGTAATTGCTATCGAGTGCTAAAGACCATCGCAAAACTAAGAGTTCTATCCTCCGCATCTATTTCCAGGAAATATATGGAGCTAAATAACTGCTTAGTGCGTATTTAGTCTCCTTCACTATCGCATTTTGTTTGAATCTTTGGTGTGTCTATGTAAAATGTGTGTGAGTCGATTGAAATAAGTCAAAGCTGTCATATTTCACAATTCAAAACGCTGGTCTAGCATATTGTAACAACTTCTCGCTGTTCTTGCCGCTTTCCGCTGTGAGGGATTGAAAATCTATGCGAGCTTTTTATTTACTCACGGGGATAAagccataaaatataaaagtacCATTTGCAATAATTAgctatatttttctccattttgtggaaaaatctttgaaaaaacgTGGCTGCCTTCCGCGGAAGCACTTATCGTACGTTGTGTTTGAATCATGGCATTCAGCGTGATGATTTTCTGGCTGTCTACCTGATTTTGGCCTTATCCGTTGGCATTGAATCCATAAAGTAGCCCCCCATATCTCTTATTGCCTGATTCAAATAAGTTAAGATTCGCAGAATTGTCTAAGATATACATCGAGAACGTTTAAATAGAGGAAACAAATTGATACGTACTTGGCGTAATTTATTGGAACAGCatttattactgtaaatttttcatttatgttctGACACAGTAGTATCTAATGTCAGCATCACTCGTTTTTGTAACTCAAAAAATCTGTACGACGCATTAAATACCTAAAACGCGTAATTTCTATGTGAAATCAAATTTGAGGTACAGAAGGGCAACATTATTATTTCACCCTACCTGCATATCTtctaattattcatttcattgttcAAAAACAGCCATTTAAGCTTCTACGTGAAATACCAAACTCATATTTTATAACGGGAAATTGAAAAAGGTtatcaaagctgttgaggtatgcagggacaagatattactgtgttcgacgtgtatttaccgaataatttttcttccgcccatattcttccttcctaggacaaatccatgaaaaaatagagcttcacgagcttttcgtctttcccttgtcgcttccgtttccggtctcccagcgcccaaccatcgtaaagtggcaacgttcggaactacgtcaactattgtcaggacatgcattcacacggttAGTTCGatcaactatcgttgggacgatcgctcggacaatcgtaatgtgaacgaggcttAATGAGAACTCGAGAGAGGAGTGGTCGGAGTTGAAAATATTCTTGTGGGAGTGGCGGGAGAGTTTATATTGAGTGAGGGAAGGATCCAAGGTTGCCAAATTTCTGGTGGGGAAAGGATTGGACTGGCAAATGTCATTGCTTTCCAAGAAGTTGTCGTTAAAAAAAAGTGCAATCGGTGTCGGAACAGATGGAGCTGGTCTGTGAATCTCACATGATTAAAGTCGCGGAGGTGGATCAGGTCGCCAAGGGTGTGAAAGCGTATGACCGACTCAATGCATGACTCAAACTTTGATATGTCACTTTATGGGGTCTAGAGAAtcatccattgaaaattttttgggggggtggggAATATGGATTCCACGCCCATATATTTCCATCTTTCCAATTGCGAATTATCACGAAGCGTTTTGATACTCTTGGTACAGCTCTGTGATGGTATTAGCCTCGATGCATCGTTTTTGGGACACTATTATAGCGGTAAAAGTGACGTGTTGACCCTTCTAGTCAtaatgtccattaaaatggacattacttttgtttatttattatcaacttccccgtgaacagcacatagaggcctttacaactCAGATGTTAACAAATCACGACACGAACACCCATTCCCAGGATTGAGGccacctactcaggcgggattcgaacccgcgacctacgttGTGGCGGGCGATGACTTTACCCCACCGACACCGAGGCTGGATAAAAGGGATATCATGCCGCCTAAAGGGGATTTAGTCCACCAATGTGcgtatttttccataattatgaACAAGGAACACAAAATTTACGCCGCAAAAATAACCAAACTTTTTGACAAAGTGTTCATAATTAAGTTCAttgtcaaaataataatttttatcagcggagagaaaaaatatgtgaCCGAAAAGGTTTAACGCTAGAACTACCGCGTCATTTTGATTCCTTGAGATTTTAATTTCCCTGCTCTGACTAAACTTTttcgaattccggcctgaaattccgtggtgtttaataatttttgacttataataaggctttgcgataaaaatagctttcgaaaaaaatagaacacgtttaatcaaaatttacctttggcTACCTAAGTGAGAAGCTACCAActgtttaaaaaatcttttttattttattaaatttacgcCCCACCTTCCATGTACCCTAGGTAGTATTTTTTCGTTtaaacatgataataaatatggTGATAGGTTTATGCTTTGCTTTTTTACCCAATTCCTCAGTgataatcccattaaaacaatatagcatatgagaaaaatgaatttcaaagcaatactgtcgaacCTCGCATTTAAAGcaatcatattttgttaaaaccaCGACTGGAATGCTTCAATTTTATAcgaaaatgataaactaaagcagtGTATCGATAAAAGCAAtgtgtcaataaaaatattaactgcaaaaataaacagtGATAAGGTAGGAGTAAAAATGAATCCGTTCGGTAGTTCTGGGAGGGGTGTTAAGtccggtatttatttatttatttcaacaccaaaaacggcacaaaggcttttacattggcttttccttaaataaataatacctaagaGATAACAAACAATTGCACAATAAATAAAAGGTTACAGAAAACAACATTTTTCAAcgtaagaaggggcactattgattaggcAATGGCGAATTATTGAGATGTAATTTTatggtggctttgtaactagtgtcagaggaaaagaggtccagggaagggatttttgaagctatggagttaaacaaggaggggattcggtagaacagagagcgttgagagatgggaGACGAAATCGCGGAATGTGaggcagagagttatttcgtaaggggcgaggaggaatataaaacggaaaagagggagactttcgtttgtccgtagagaaccgctaaagattctatgcagaaacatgaggtcagataagacacggcggcttgttatgctagatatcctgagggaggaaaggatagcgtcacgggcgtaatgTCTGACTGTGGGCCCAGTGTTAAGCCACCTTTAGGCACGGAAGCACTCCTTCGTTCGCAGGGTCGGAATCGAGGCATTCCGTTCAGCATCATCTTCTTTCTCTTGTGGGCCTTTTTCCCATGGGacctctagggggggggggggtcacttGTTTGCGGGCCAGGTGCGATGCGAAGGGAGATCATCCCCAAGTGGGCGGGGAGCTtcaggggaggggaaaggggacAGGTGCTTCTCCCTGCCCCTCCTAtgctacctctctctctctgtacccCACCCCCTTCACCCCCTCTTTTGGAGTGCATTTCACATGGAGCGCGCTCATGCTAGGATGTGTCGAAACTGTTCATTCATTTGCCGCCCTCCCCTCCGATCGCCGCTtcccccccacctccttcccctctccctccctccctccctcccaagGGCATCACCTCCGTTCTAAAAATGCCTTCTCTTTCGTTCATGGCGCGTCCCTTCCTGCCCGACAACGCAACCGCTGCCGCTTGCCTCCTCCGTCTCTCTCCCTCAGCTcaataatgcctcattcacattacgattgttccagcgattgtcggaactatcgtgcatttaCACGACGATTGTTACAAcctgtgctgacatctaaagtgaacgggaaaatgacggttagcaaagctgttgaggtatgcagggacaagatattaatgtgttcaacgtgtatttaccaaataatttttcttccgcccatattcttccttccgaggacaaatccatgaaaaaatagagcttcacgagtttttcgtctttctcttgtcgcttctgtttccggtctcccagcgcctaaccatcgtaaagtggcaacgttcggaactacgcgAACTATTGCCAGGACATGCATTCAGACGGCTAGTTCGatcaactatcgttgggacgctCGGACAATCAATCGGGCACGATTccttgaaattaaaatgtaaaataaactttttcctgTCATACCGCTTGATCGAACGACATGGTGGATGGGATGAAGGAGCTACTAGATGAAATAGAGAGGATCTAGAAAGTGTAGACGGAGCGGTTATTGAGCtaggaggggatattgaaaagagtgttagagggaataatgttaggtaaacgagggagaggaaggaagagaataagatttttcgatagaatgaaaaggaattgGCCTAACTGTGAACTGGTGATGGAAGTCCATGAAAGGATATTGCCTTTAATACTACTTAAATCCACCTAAGTCTAAGCCTtttgaatgataattatttgtgATTAACTGACATTTACCATAAATCgatatattttgttgctttttaaAACCTCATTACTGAGTTATGAAGCACAACTAATGTCACCCATAAGTGCCTAACATGGTGCTGTACTTGATGATTCTATAACAGGCGAAGCTTTGTAATTTTAACTTACTATTTATCTTGCGGGAACATTGATGTCTAATCATTTTATGTATTTAGATATCCTCCATGTCAGAGACGCTTGAAATATTCTATTTCTTTTCCTGAAGATGTGTCCTTGCAAAGATAAACAATTTCTTGCCAGTTAATGTTCAGCGTGATGTCTGTTACTTCATACAATGGAAACACAATCGACGTATTCCTCACCTTTTGAAAGCGGGTCGCCAGTGCAGGAAATTATCCGAAAGAAAGGTATAATTCGTCAGCACACATTTGTATTCGATGTTGCTAATCTTTTTTATTCACATgcattgagaatttttatttcatacttctGTGTAGTTTATGCTGGTTTATGTTATACAATGATGTTTTGCAGCGAATTTTGACTGAATTGCTACCGTTTCTCCGTGAACAATATACTTTGTAgaccattcattaaaaaaaacagtgatgATCATGGAGTCATATATAGACCCGAGCGTTGTCGAACGTGCAATTTGAGATAGCCATGTGTGCATTTTTCTCCACTTCTCCCAAAGACGTGAGAATCCTTCCAATCTATCCAGTACAGTGACTTCGATTTAGCGGTTGAACATCCTTTTAATATTACCCCTTTCCCAAGGTAATTCAcccctccaattttttttctacgtCCTTGTCCCTCGCCTTACCTCTGATGTGCCCGCCGTTAGCACGGAGGGCGAATTGTGAATGAACGGTCATGTGGTTGCGTTCCTCCTCACTAACAgcctttctcttcctcctctctttGCAGCAGCTGGCGTCCGCGGCGGCCATGTTGGAGAAGTGAGGGGGGCCTGCACCGCGACCGAACTGCCGCCCCCGGGCGATGATCCCCGCGTTTCGGCGCCGCACCGACTGACTAGCGCCCATGGCCCAACATGGCGGCACGGCGTACCTCGCGGACGCCCACCCCTCGTCGACGCCGGCGGCGGAGACGCTGGTGGGGCCCACGATCGCCGGCCCCCGCCCCGTCGCCGCCCTAGCCGCGCTCTCCCCCGCCTCCCGGGCGCGCCGCGTGCCCCCGCCGCCCCCGGAAGGCGTCTCGCTCGAGGCCCCCAGGCTGGACGGCGACCGAGTCAACAACGAGTACGTGGAGACGCCCTTCCGGCCTCCCAACCACCCGCCCCCGGCCGCCGCACTCCGCCGCGTCCCCTCCTCGGCCCCCGACGCGCCTCGCCGGGGGCCGGGCCTCGCGCGGAGGACCGTCGCCCCCGAGGCACCCCGGCCCGCCCCCGGGAAGACCGCTCCCATCACCAAGCAACCCACGGCCTCCCCGCCCCTCCTGCCCACCGCGGCCGCCGCCACCTTCACCAAGGAGGGCCCCAGGGGCATCCCGCGGCACGGCGCGGCCGCGTCCGCCGCCGAGTGCGCCGTGCTGTCGCGGGACGGCGCCGCGCTGCCGGGCGCCTCCATCATGTGCAACGAATGCAACCGGTGCCGGTGCGAGGCGTGCCGCTCCCCGCGCCCGCTTCCCTCGGCCTGGCTCTGCCGGGACGCGTGCTTCTGCTCCGCCGAGACGACGGTGGACTACGCGTCGTGCCTGTGCTGCGTCAAGGGCATGTTCTACCACTGCGGCGGCAAGGAGGGCTACGAGGGGGGCAGCGGGGCCACCTCGTGCGCCGACGATCCCTGTTCCTGCGCCCCGCCGAGGCGATGCCTTCGCTGGGCGTGTCTCTGCGCCCTGACCGCCTGCCTGCCCTGCCTGCTGTGCTACTGGCCGCTGAGGGGCGTGGCGGGTGCGGTGGAGCGGTGCTACGGCAGGTACGCGAGCACCGGGTGCCGCTGCCAGCCGAGGACGACGTCCGCGGGGGGTGCGGGAGGCCCCCTGGGGTCGCGGGGGGCCGGAGGAGACCTCACCCCCGAGAAGAGACTGCTCGCCTCCAGCCCCGACTTCTGAGGACGTCCATCGCTGAGCGATGGCGAATCCTTGCTGTGCTCATTCTGCAGACATTATTATCGCTAGCGAAGGGGGCGTGCGAAAAGAActctttataataatttttctctctctcgcagAAGCCTCCCGAAGATATGCCTCGAAAAATCCCTGtacatataatattaataatgtcaCTGCGAAATGTTTTATAAAGGAGGCACGGAggactttttttattaatttatctgaAGAAGTTGTTATCGCTTTGCTAAGTCAGGGAGACTGTcagcgtatttttttttaattttggagagTAAAGTGTGGTGATTGCCCGTTTGGCGAGGAGTAGGAGGATGGGGGGGTTGTTGGGAGTTTTTCGGGTGCCACGCGACGTTGCGTCGTATGCTGCGCGGTGGACTAATAAGTTTTGGGGTTGGGTGTCTGCATCTGTGTGCGTGGTGAAGAAAGGAGGGAAAGGGGGTGTGTGCACGAATGTGTGAGTGCGTGAAATTGTCGAATGCTtgagtgaaaatatgttttgtgtgTGTATGTCGACGCTCGGTCCGGCTCCCCGCCTTTCCTTCGGCGGGGCAGGAAGTAATGGAGGGGGGGGCAAGGATGGGACGACCTTGGCATGGCCGCCGATTGGGCGATAGTGGCGGCATCCAGCGGCCGGcgagggagtgagagagagagaatagaacAAGCGTGTGTTCCACCGCGAGATACAGACAAGAGACCCTGCATCCCACCCCCAACTCCCCCCgcctcctgcccccccccccccccccgtttcgaAGAAGAATCTCTCATTTCTCCGCTCCTCGTTCGCGCTGCAACTGTCGTCGGGTCTTCTCAGGGCAACGGCAATTGAAGAAAGGGGGATTATAGtgagtttgtgtgtgtgtgagtgactCTCAGGAACATTTGGCGGCGACGGTGGCGCCGCCCGGAGACGGTGGACTGCCCGCGCATCTTAACAATGATGATGTATATGTGTGACGGCAGGCAAAAGAGGACGCCGTCGCGGGAACCGAAGGATGTTGGttgtttcaaaaaagaaaaatgtgtgAAA from Ischnura elegans chromosome 7, ioIscEleg1.1, whole genome shotgun sequence encodes the following:
- the LOC124163092 gene encoding protein sprouty, which gives rise to MAQHGGTAYLADAHPSSTPAAETLVGPTIAGPRPVAALAALSPASRARRVPPPPPEGVSLEAPRLDGDRVNNEYVETPFRPPNHPPPAAALRRVPSSAPDAPRRGPGLARRTVAPEAPRPAPGKTAPITKQPTASPPLLPTAAAATFTKEGPRGIPRHGAAASAAECAVLSRDGAALPGASIMCNECNRCRCEACRSPRPLPSAWLCRDACFCSAETTVDYASCLCCVKGMFYHCGGKEGYEGGSGATSCADDPCSCAPPRRCLRWACLCALTACLPCLLCYWPLRGVAGAVERCYGRYASTGCRCQPRTTSAGGAGGPLGSRGAGGDLTPEKRLLASSPDF